Proteins encoded in a region of the Rutidosis leptorrhynchoides isolate AG116_Rl617_1_P2 chromosome 9, CSIRO_AGI_Rlap_v1, whole genome shotgun sequence genome:
- the LOC139868628 gene encoding uncharacterized protein: protein MASVNSRIGLANHPESFTWAWARQPSGRGLSDLMSLIQVVSEVTLSDKVDSWIWNLDGDKPFTVKKLSGLCDENLLSCGTNYSSTMRNNLVPKKIEIFVWRLMKKRLPVRIELDKRGIDLHSVRCPFCDDDIETTDHTLLFCSFAQDIWKRINSWWGLGSFLNLSFNEILRGNSGVSMSPFGKKIWQAIEWICAYYIWKNRNNRVFRGNSWSAAVTLNEIQVKSFEWISLRKRGKKFDWFTWLSNPHLYLSS from the coding sequence ATGGCTTCTGTTAATTCGCGCATTGGGTTGGCTAATCATCCGGAGAGCTTCACATGGGCCTGGGCTCGTCAACCTTCGGGCCGAGGCTTGAGTGATCTCATGTCACTGATCCAGGTGGTTTCGGAGGTAACGTTAAGCGACAAAGTGGATTCATGGATTTGGAACTTGGATGGGGATAAGCCATTCACTGTCAAAAAATTATCGGGTTTGTGTGATGAAAATCTTTTATCTTGTGGAACCAATTATTCAAGTACTATGCGTAACAACTTAGTGCCTAAAAAAATTGAAATTTTCGTGTGGCGTTTGATGAAGAAAAGACTACCGGTTAGGATTGAGTTAGACAAAAGGGGTATTGATCTACATAGTGTTCGATGCCCCTTTTGTGATGATGATATTGAAACAACGGATCATACCTTGCTTTTTTGTTCGTTTGCTCAAGACATTTGGAAGCGTATCAATAGTTGGTGGGGGTTGGGATCGTTTTTGAATCTTAGTTTCAATGAGATTCTTCGAGGCAACTCAGGTGTTTCTATGTCTCCTTTCGGGAAGAAAATTTGGCAAGCTATCGAGTGGATATGTGCATACTATATTTGGAAGAATCGTAATAATCGAGTGTTTCGCGGAAATTCGTGGAGTGCAGCGGTTACTCTTAATGAAATCCAAGTAAAATCCTTCGAATGGATTTCCCTACGTAAGAGAGGAAAAAAATTTGACTGGTTTACTTGGTTAAGCAACCCACACTTGTATCTTTCGAGCTAG